In the Natrinema sp. CBA1119 genome, GGGCGAGTCCGGCGTCTCCGAACAGACCGACTCGATCACGAATATCATCGACGTCGGCACCGCACACGGCGAGCGGCGCTACTACGAGGGAACGATCGAACCCGGACGGGAGGTCTACCTCCTCGGAACGGCCGAGGCCGCGTCGGACGCGACGTACCCGCTGGGTCCCGACGACGTGGTCGTGACGGCCCCCGATAGCGGCGATGGCTCGGCGATCGTCTCGGACCGATCCGAGGACGAACTGGTCTCGGAACTCGGCGCGTATCGATTCGCATACGCGGCCGCGGCGGTCATCGGTCTCGGCGGCGTCGCGTTGCTCGCCGTGGGAATCGGGCTCGTCTGATCGATCGCCGACGATACGGAGACGACCGTGAAAAACGGGTCCGCGATCAGTCGTCGCTCGAGACCGCTGCACCGGTGTCGCCGCTGACGCCGGTGCCCGGCCCGAGATCGATCCCGAGTTCGTCGAGTTTCTCGTCGGGGACGACGCCGTCGACCCAGCCGCGGTAGTCGTAGTACTCTTCTTTCATCTCGTCGAGTTCGCAGTACTCGCCCTCGCTCGCGCCCTGTCCGCGGATGCCGTCCTCGAGGAAGCGCGCGGGCAGCGAGTCGTCCGCCGCGTCGAAACCGTTGAGGTTGTTGTAGTATCGTTCGAGGGTGTAGACGCGTTCGCCGGCCTCGAGCAGTTCGTCTTCGGTGACGTCGCGACCGGTCATCCCGTTGTACTGCAGGACGTACTCCTCGATTCCCTCGGCGAAGGCGTTGAACTTGCAGATGTCGAAGGAGTCGCTGATGGCGTGGAGATCCTGGAACTGGGCGGTGAGTTCGCCCTTGCCTTCGTACTCGTAGGGGTCGACCTTCTCTGGGACGCCCAGAATTTCGGCAGCGGGGGTGTACCCTCGCAGGTGGCAGGCCCCGCGATTCGAGGTGGCGTAGCCGATGCCCATCCCCTTCAGACAGCGCGGGTCGTAGGCCGCGATGGTCTGGCCCTTGACGGCGAGGGAGTTCTCCTCGGCGTCTTTTGCCTCTGCGACCCGGCGCGGTCCCTCCGCGAGCAGGTCCGCGAGGTCGTCCTCGCGGTGAGCGATCCGCTCGATCATGTCGATCATCGTCTCGTAGTCGCCCCACTCGAGATTGCCTTCCTCGAGTTTGCCCTCCTCGGACATCTCCATGGCCATCGCCATCATGTTACCCGCGTCGATGGTGTCGACGCCCATGTCGTTACAGCGGTCGATCATCAGCGCGACGGCGTCGCGGTCGGTGTGGCCGGAGTTCGGCCCGAGTGCGTACGCCGACTCGTACTCGTAGGACTCAGTGCGGACGTTCATCTCCTCGCCCTTGTGCATCGTCGTCACCTCGACTTCCTTCTTGCAGGCGACCGGACAGGAGTGGCAGGTCGGCTCGTCGACGAGGATGTTCTCGCGGACGTTCTCGCCGGAGACGCGCTCGGCGTCGATGTCGACATCCTCCGCGTCGCGCATGGCTTTGGTCGAGGTGTAGCGCCCGTTTTTCGTCGGAAGGCCGTCCATCTCCTCACCGATGTTCATCAGGACGTTCGTCCCGTACATCGAAAGTCCACCCTCGTTTGGTGCGGTGACTTCCGATTCCTGAATCGCCTGCATCGCCTGCTGGTGACCTTCCTTGAAGGTCTCCGGATCGGCCGGCTTGGGCATCTTCGTCGTGGACTTGACGACGACGGCCTTGAGATTCTTCGCCCCCATCACGCAGCCCGTGCCGCCCCGGCCCGAGGCCCGGTCGTCCTCGTTCATGATGGAGGCGTACTTGACGCCGTTCTCGCCGCCGGGACCGATCCCCATGATGCTGAGGTTCTTGCCGTAGGAGCCCTCGACCTCCTCCTCGATCGCGTCGCGCGTGTCGTGGAACCCTTCCCCCCAGAGGTGGGAGGCGTCCCGCAGTTCGACCTCGCCGTCCTCGACGACGGCGTACACCGGCTCGTCGGCCTCGCCCTCGAACAGCAGGCCGTCGAAACCGGCCCACTTGAGCCGGGCACCCGACCAGCCGCCGTGGTGGCTGTCGGTGACGGTGCCGGTCAGCGGCGACTTCGTACAGACGGCGATCCGACCGCTCATCGTGACCTGCGTGCCCGACAGCGGCCCGTTCATGAACGCGAGCAGGTTCTCGGGGCCCATCGGCTCGACGTCCGGCCCCTGGTCGAAGACGTACTTTACCCCGAGTCCCCGCGCACCGATATACTTCTCCGCGTCCTCGTCGTCGATCGACTCGTACGCGACATCCCCGTCCGAGAGATCGATGCGGGCGACCCTGTCTTGGAATCCGCCGAGTTCAGTCATGGTAAGTGCTCACCCTTATCTACGACGCCCAGAGTGTTAGTGATTCTCATCCGCACGAAACCGGTTTCGGTTTCGTCGCCGGAGTAGAATCGCTCGGATAACCGCAGGAGGGAAGCGCGATTAATTCGGATATCTTACCTGCACAATCTGTCAAATATTGCGGACCTGTAACCGTCGACATTCACGTCTGGTGTTTCATAGCGGGCCGACCGGGCAGCGACTCACTGCGAGCGCGTGGCCGTCCAACCGCCGGTCGGCGTCGACGATCACAACAGGAGTGCGACCACCGCGAGAATGATGAAGATCAGCACGAAGATCCGCGCGATCTCCATCGAGATCCCGGCGACGCCGCGGGCACCGACCGCGGCGGCGACGATCGCGAGGACGAAGAAGATGATCGCCCAGTACAGGAACCCACCACCGGTCTGGAGCGGCGTTGCGAGCGCGAGCATACCACCGACTCCCACGACTGACCACATAAACGTCGGCGACCGTCCACGGCCGTTCTCGAGGCTAAGCCGGAACTACAGGTCTCGAGGCGCGACTGTCACGGGATCGGCACTATGCATCGCCAAAGAACGCTCGGCAGAGTTTCGCCTCGGCCGTCCGCAGGTGCTCGTGGAAGGTCGGCCGCGAGACGCCCATCGTCTGGGCGAGTTCCTCGCCCGTCGTCGGTCGGGGCCACTCGAAGTAGCCGCCGAGGTAGGCCCGCTGTAACGCGCCGAACTGGCGATCGGTCAGCGCCGCCTCGAGTCCGGCGGCGAACTCCTCGCGGGTCTCGCCGTCGCGGTCGCGCTGCTGGAACGAGACGACGTCGGTTCCCGCGTAGCGATCCTCGACGGCTTCGACGACCGACCGGACGTTCGCAGACCGGGGGATCTCGAGGGTGACGCGCGCTCGCCCGTCCTCGCTTTCGATCGCCTGGGTGCGGGCACCGCGTTCGGAAAGCCAGCCGACGAGGTCGTCCGAACCGGTCAGTTCGATCAGACACTCCTCGTCTCGTTCGACGATGACTCGGCAATCGACGTCCGGCAACTCAGCGCCGGCTGCGGTGAGTTCGTCCGCGCTCGCGCCGGTGACGGTAAACAGTGAGGCCGTCTCGTCGTCGGTCCGGTGGACCGACCGGCGGTACTCGAGCCGACAGTCGGCCTCGGCTGAGAGGGCGACGGGTGCGAGGACTCGATCCGTCAAGTCGAGTTCAACGGCGACGACGGCGTCGGTCGCGAGCACTCGGCTGGTTTCGCGGGCGTTGACCCCACTGGCAACCGCGCGGGCGAGCGCGGAGAGGATCACCGTTTCGCGGTCGTCGATGGCTCGATCCCGATTCGTTCGAATCGTCAGGACACCGTACTCGATCCCGTTGTACGTCAGCGGGAACGCGGCGTGAGTCGCCCCCTCGACGGTGCCGACTGCCGGCTCGCCCGTCGCGAGCGCCGCAGCAGCGGGATGGTCGCCGTCCGTCTCGATCCCGCCACGCTCGGGATCGGTCTCGGCGCTCGAGCGAACGTTGATCGCACCGGTCGCGGGATTGCGTTCGCCGATCCAGGCCCCCTCGTAGGCGTCTTCGGCCGCGATTCTGTCACAGACCTCGGACTCGAGCGCCGAGCGGTTGGTCGAACCGGCGACGACGTCGGTGACGTCCTGAATCAGTCCCTCGACGCGATCGAGGATGTACTCGAGTTCCGCGGTCCGCTCCTCGAGCGCGAGTTCCGCTTCCTTGCGTGCAGTGACGTCGTTCTGGAAGCCGACGTAGTTGGTCACGCGGCCGCTCTCGTCTCGGAGGGGGGCGATCGTCACCTCGTTCCAGAACTCGGTGCCGTCCTTTCGATAGTTCTGCAGTTCGACGGTGACCGGCCGCGCCTCGTCGATCGCAGCCGCCATCTCGGCGATTGTGTCCTCGTCCGACTCCGGACCCTGCAGGAATCGACAGTTCCGACCAACGACCTCGTCGAACTCGTAGCCGGTAATCTCTTGATAGGCCTCGTTGACATAGACCAGCGGATTGTCCTCGCGGTCGGGATCGGAGATGGTGATCCCGACGGGCGCCTCCTCGATCGCGCGGTCTTTCATCAGTCGGTCGCTCGCGTCCGTCAGCGAGCCGTCCGTCTCGTCGGCATCCGTCTGGGGGCCGACCACACTGCGATCGAACGTGATCGTCGCGCCGTCGGCATCCCGGTGGATTCGTACACCGTCATCGTCGCCCTCGAGATCGATCCGTCTGGCGGTCCCGACCGCCGTCTCGTCGATCGCCGCCGCGAGCCGATCCCAGCGGGTGCCGAGTGCGGTCGCCGCGTCGCGGTCGGCGTCGCCGAGCCCGAAGGCGTCGCGGGCGGCGGCGTTCGCGTACGTAATCGTGCCGTCGGCGACCGCCACGACCGGATCGACCACGCGCTCGAGCGCACGCGCCGCTCCGGCGGCGTCGCCGACGGTTCGACCGTGCTTCGCGTCGACATCATCCATAGTCTCCTCTACGTGGTGACGACTAAGAATCGTTGTGATCGAACGAGTGGACAGCAGGCTGGCGGCCCGGTCCGTAGAACTCCCCCGTTCGAACGGGGTACCGATGGCCGTCTCGATCGCTCGCTGCAGTGACTACAGGTCGGGGAACTCCCGCTGATAGGCCGTTCCCTCGAGTCGATCCTCTCGGAGCGGCCAGAAGGCCAGCAGCGTCGCAGTCTCTCCGTCGACCGTTCGCGAAGTGTGTGGAATCTCGGGTGGGATCGTCAGCGTATCGTAGGGCTCGAGTTCGATTCGCTCGCCGTCGACGAGCATATTCGTCTGTTCGTACGGGTGCGTGTGGGGCTCACTGTCGGGTTTCTCGGGATCGATCCGCGTAAACCCGATCATCTGATCGATGCCGCGGAAGATCACCTGACTCAGTCCCGGTTCCTCGCGATACGGATCGATGTCTCGTAAGTTGTACACTGACGGAATCTCGGATCGATCGTACTCTCGAGGCATGTGAACATCTCTCCTTCGAGTCGAAATAAGGGTGCGTATTTCGCTTTCCACAGGAGTACTGGTTCACGAGACCGCCAAAGTGAGACGGGGTGACTTTCTGGTTCGGTCTGTCATCACTCGACCGCCCCAGCGGTTGTCACAACTGGATCCGCTCGCGTTTCGTGGAGTGAGAGCGGACACCGCGTCGGCTGCTGGCGTTCGGTATCGGCTCCCTCTCGCTGCATCATCGCGTTCGGATACCGTTCGAGAACTCGAACCGTTCGGTGTCGATTGCAGTCGAAAAACGGTCCACGAGTGGGTCTCGAGTGTGATCTACAGACGGCAGTTGACGCGGTTCCGGATCACGTCGTGCTTGACGAACCGGTGATTCGGATCGATAAACGCTGCTCTCGGCCGTCCGTCTCTGAACGCGATTCGCCGAGGGGCTAGAATGTTATAGTCTGCCACGGTGTAGGGTAACACATGTCAGTATACCGTTCGCCGTTCGAGCAACTCCGGGAGAAGTTCGACGAATCAGAGCTCCGGTGTCCGGCGTGTGGCTACGTCGATACCGACGGTGGCTGGCGCGTGACCACTTCGGGCGGACGGGTCCGCTATCAGTTCGTCTGTCCGGCTTGCGACGCGGTCGAGACGCGGGAACTACGACTTGAGCAGTGACGTGTCCGCGATCGCGCGACGACCCGCACGCGCGTGGCAGCGCGAGCGGCGTCGACGACTCGAGAGCGCAGTGATCTTTCGGGCCACCAATCGACGGTTTCGACGCGAAATGGCAGGTAATCAACTGCTAGGAAGCCGGCAGAGTACCGGAATCGCAGGGGACCCGGACAGAAAGTCGGGACGGGACGTGCGGCCGGTCACAACGGCCGTTTTCTTCGATCTAATCTCGTAACAGTCTGCCAGTTTTAGCCCGGAAACCGTCGTCTCTCGGTTCGTATGGTTTCACGACCGCAAACGATCGGTGTCGCGTTCGTCGCGCTGTTGGTGATGCTCTCGGGGGGTCCCGCCCTCGTCGGCGCAACGACAACAGCCGCGACCGACGACGCCGAAGACATGAGCGAACCGAGCGCGACACTGCAGAACGTACAGGTCGGCACGCTGGAACTCGAGAACGTGACGGTCCAGAACGCGACAATCGAGGAACTGACCGTCCAGCAGCTAGACGTGCAGGGCGGCGAAGCCGAACTCGAGCAACAACTGAACGAGACCGGCGAGAACCAGTCTACCGAAAACCAATCTGTGGGGAACCAGTCCGGCGAGGTGATACTCTCGAACGTTGCCTTCGAATCGCTGGCGCTCGAGAACGTCAGCCTCGACGAACTCGGCGGTGGGAACGAGGGCATGGCCGCCACCGAGACCGGAAACGAGTCCGCAACGGGCAACGAGACCGGAAACGAATCGTCGACGGGACTCCAGCAAGTGATCGACGAGGACGCCAGCACCGTGATAGTACAGAACATGACGATCGAGTCCATGAACGCCGACCAGTTGACGATCGATGACCTGACCGTCAGCGAAGGCGGCGATGGCGGTGGAATCCTCTCCGGCATCTCCGACGCCATCGGGGACCTGTTCGGCGGTGACGATGACGGCGGTGACGGTGACGGCGAGAATCAGACCGCAACCGACGGGAACGAGAGCGTCCAGGAGATCGAGTCGCTGACCATCGAGCAGTTCGACGTCGGCGAGATCACGTTCGA is a window encoding:
- a CDS encoding aldehyde ferredoxin oxidoreductase family protein → MTELGGFQDRVARIDLSDGDVAYESIDDEDAEKYIGARGLGVKYVFDQGPDVEPMGPENLLAFMNGPLSGTQVTMSGRIAVCTKSPLTGTVTDSHHGGWSGARLKWAGFDGLLFEGEADEPVYAVVEDGEVELRDASHLWGEGFHDTRDAIEEEVEGSYGKNLSIMGIGPGGENGVKYASIMNEDDRASGRGGTGCVMGAKNLKAVVVKSTTKMPKPADPETFKEGHQQAMQAIQESEVTAPNEGGLSMYGTNVLMNIGEEMDGLPTKNGRYTSTKAMRDAEDVDIDAERVSGENVRENILVDEPTCHSCPVACKKEVEVTTMHKGEEMNVRTESYEYESAYALGPNSGHTDRDAVALMIDRCNDMGVDTIDAGNMMAMAMEMSEEGKLEEGNLEWGDYETMIDMIERIAHREDDLADLLAEGPRRVAEAKDAEENSLAVKGQTIAAYDPRCLKGMGIGYATSNRGACHLRGYTPAAEILGVPEKVDPYEYEGKGELTAQFQDLHAISDSFDICKFNAFAEGIEEYVLQYNGMTGRDVTEDELLEAGERVYTLERYYNNLNGFDAADDSLPARFLEDGIRGQGASEGEYCELDEMKEEYYDYRGWVDGVVPDEKLDELGIDLGPGTGVSGDTGAAVSSDD
- a CDS encoding DUF1328 family protein, with protein sequence MLALATPLQTGGGFLYWAIIFFVLAIVAAAVGARGVAGISMEIARIFVLIFIILAVVALLL
- a CDS encoding bacterio-opsin activator domain-containing protein — its product is MDDVDAKHGRTVGDAAGAARALERVVDPVVAVADGTITYANAAARDAFGLGDADRDAATALGTRWDRLAAAIDETAVGTARRIDLEGDDDGVRIHRDADGATITFDRSVVGPQTDADETDGSLTDASDRLMKDRAIEEAPVGITISDPDREDNPLVYVNEAYQEITGYEFDEVVGRNCRFLQGPESDEDTIAEMAAAIDEARPVTVELQNYRKDGTEFWNEVTIAPLRDESGRVTNYVGFQNDVTARKEAELALEERTAELEYILDRVEGLIQDVTDVVAGSTNRSALESEVCDRIAAEDAYEGAWIGERNPATGAINVRSSAETDPERGGIETDGDHPAAAALATGEPAVGTVEGATHAAFPLTYNGIEYGVLTIRTNRDRAIDDRETVILSALARAVASGVNARETSRVLATDAVVAVELDLTDRVLAPVALSAEADCRLEYRRSVHRTDDETASLFTVTGASADELTAAGAELPDVDCRVIVERDEECLIELTGSDDLVGWLSERGARTQAIESEDGRARVTLEIPRSANVRSVVEAVEDRYAGTDVVSFQQRDRDGETREEFAAGLEAALTDRQFGALQRAYLGGYFEWPRPTTGEELAQTMGVSRPTFHEHLRTAEAKLCRAFFGDA
- a CDS encoding cupin domain-containing protein, with the translated sequence MPREYDRSEIPSVYNLRDIDPYREEPGLSQVIFRGIDQMIGFTRIDPEKPDSEPHTHPYEQTNMLVDGERIELEPYDTLTIPPEIPHTSRTVDGETATLLAFWPLREDRLEGTAYQREFPDL
- a CDS encoding HVO_0649 family zinc finger protein; this encodes MSVYRSPFEQLREKFDESELRCPACGYVDTDGGWRVTTSGGRVRYQFVCPACDAVETRELRLEQ